From one Trifolium pratense cultivar HEN17-A07 linkage group LG1, ARS_RC_1.1, whole genome shotgun sequence genomic stretch:
- the LOC123922139 gene encoding E3 ubiquitin-protein ligase UPL4, producing the protein MGSRGQKRPEMVDELPADKRACSSFDFRPSSSTASVQTDINSTQSTVEPNDNDMDTSSSASASSRSEGEPEKDSAYGSCDSDEMEQYHSSLHEYHRRRLSSDHGKFKNIISSLSGQTEPSGQLAVLTELCEVLSFCTEGSLSSMTSDLLSPLLVKLAKHDSNPDIMLFSIRAITYICDLYPRSAGFLVRHDAVSALCQRLLTMEYQDVAEQCLQALEKISREQPLACLQAGAIMAVLNYIDFFSTSIQRVALSTVVNICKKLPSESPTPFMEAVPILCNLLLYEDRQLVENVATCLIKIVDRVSHSSEMLDELCKHGLIQQVTHLLSVNGRATLSQLIYNGLIGLLVKLSSGSVVAFRTLYELNIGSILREILSAFDLSHGVSTSQLVGGHCNRVYEVLKLLNELLPGLEKDQNNQLALDKESFLANHPDLLQKLGMDVFPMLIQVFNSGASLYVCHGCLFVMYKFVCLTKSGMLVELLKNASISSFLAGVFTRKDHHMLMLALQIAEIILQNFSDIFLKLFIKEGVFFAIEALLTPERSSQSVYPVFSGIQLSLDSGQRSASREVLKCLCYTFSTTQSPTSSEARNCKLDKDSVHHLAEHIKTKYLAPELYDSEKGLTDILKNLRALSNDLLSMSTDVSALAVYEEKINRVLDQIMDKLIGKEEVSTFEFIESGVAKALVNYLSLGHYMRKNNRVHGVCGHTAVIEKRFEAFASVCLRIFQPLSGDTPLSVLIRNLLGALTSLEAFPIILSNVQKMRNSFATVPNGCCIPYPCLKVRFVKGEEETCLSDCTEDFFTVDPFSSLHSIERYLWPKVSVKRPESPPLQLPSNTSSCLEEIPAISAPAGMSTDLRESQGEESKSSKPRPDQAVNVNAGDYSSGMQIADEEMHFIAEPDSKLEKEHPTSRSNKSADKLTFYLEEQPLDQKLTLYQAILHQIIKQNDSGFGAKLWSHVHTLTYRTAVKSEDIMPSDCHSSSEDFSHDKVLAFYQQTPFLSDMFYCELVSDLEKSSPTYDILFLLKSLEGMNRFIFHLMSRERICAFAEGKADNLDSLKLTVPTVQLNEFVSSKLTEKLEQQMRDSLAVCIGSMPLWCNELMASCPFLFSFEARCKYFKLAAFGQPRIPPHISSETVSDRRPSHGVLPRKKFLVYRDRILESAAQMMKLHASHKVVLEVEYDEEVGTGLGPTLEFYTLVCQELQKSGSGMWREDASSYTLKTNLQAEETGIHSFYGLFPRPWLSTQDTSGGIHFSEVTNRFFLLGQVVAKALQDGRVLDLHFSKAFYKLILGKELCLYDIQSLDPELGRVLHEFQALVNRKFCLESVFEGNSELEQGLSFRDSRIEDLCLDFTLPGYSDIVLASGSDHTMVNMRNLEDYVSLIVDATVKSGISRQVEAFKSGFNQVFSIEHLQIFYEEELERILCGENDSWAVNELADHIKFDHGYTASSPPIVNLLEIIRDFDHGQRRAFLQFVTGTPRLPPGGLASLNPKLTVVRKHCSNQADTDLPSVMTCANYLKLPPYSSKLKMKEKLLYAITEGQGSFHLS; encoded by the exons ATGGGAAGTCGTGGTCAAAAGCGTCCAGAAATGGTAGATGAACTGCCTGCTGATAAGAGGGCGTGCAGTTCGTTCGATTTTAGACCTAGTTCTTCAACCGCATCGGTTCAAACCGATATAAATTCAACACAATCCACAGTGGAGCCCAATGATAATGACATGGATACTTCCTCGTCTGCTTCGGCTTCAAGTCGATCAGAGGGTGAGCCAGAGAAGGATTCAGCTTATGGATCATGTGATTCAGATGAAATGGAGCAGTATCATAGCAGTCTCCACGAATATCACAGACGGAGACTATCGAGTGATCATggaaaatttaaaaacattataTCAAGCTTGAGTGGACAGACTGAACCTTCTGGTCAGTTGGCTGTACTTACTGAGCTCTGTGAAGTCTTATCATTTTGCACAGAGGGTTCACTCTCCAGCATGACTTCAGACTTGTTATCACCACTACTTGTAAAGCTGGCAAAGCATGATAGTAACCCGgatataatgttgttttctataaGGGCTATCACCTATATATGTGATCTGTATCCTCGATCAGCTGGTTTTCTTGTTCGTCATGATGCTGTTTCTGCTTTATGTCAAAGGTTGCTGACTATGGAGTACCAAGACGTAGCTGAACAG TGCCTTCAAGCATTGGAGAAAATATCGCGAGAACAACCACTTGCTTGCTTGCAGGCTGGGGCAATTATGGCTGTTCTAAATTATATTGATTTCTTCTCAACAAGTATACAG AGAGTGGCTCTTTCTACTGTGGTGAACATATGCAAGAAGCTTCCCTCAGAAAGCCCCACGCCTTTCATGGAGGCCGTGCCCATATTATGCAATCTTCTTCTATATGAGGATCGGCAG CTTGTCGAAAACGTTGCTACCTGCTTAATCAAAATTGTTGATCGAGTTTCTCATTCCTCAGAAATGTTGGATGAACTTTGTAAGCATGGATTGATTCAACAGGTCACACATCTCTTAAGTGTAAATGGCCGAGCGACCCTATCCCAATTAATTTATAAT GGATTGATAGGATTACTTGTTAAACTTTCATCGGGATCAGTTGTAGCCTTCAGGACTTTATATGAGCTAAATATAGGCAGCATATTAAGAGAAATATTATCTGCATTTGACCTCTCACATGGTGTATCAACTTCACAGCTTGTTGGTGGACACTGTAATCGG GTATATGAAGTACTCAAATTGCTCAATGAACTTCTCCCTGGCCTGGAAAAAGATCAGAATAATCAACTAGCATTGGACAAAGAATCCTTCCTAGCTAATCATCCAGATCTCCTGCAGAAGCTTGGGATGGATGTGTTTCCCATGTTAATCCAG GTGTTTAATTCTGGTGCAAGTTTATATGTTTGCCATGGATGTCTATTTGTCATGTACAAGTTTGTATGTTTGACCAAATCTGGCATGCTTGTGGAGCTGCTGAAGAATGCCAGTATTTCAAG CTTTTTGGCTGGAGTATTCACTCGGAAGGATCATCATATGCTAATGTTAGCCTTACAGATTGCTGAGATAATCCTTCAAAATTTTTCTGATATTTTCTTAAAGTTATTTATAAAGGAGGGTGTCTTTTTTGCCATTGAGGCACTCTTAACACCTGAAAGATCATCACAATCGGTGTACCCAGTATTTAGTGGCATTCAGCTGTCATTAGACTCTGGTCAAAGGTCTGCTTCTAGGGAGGTCCTCAAGTGTCTATGTTACACATTTTCAACTACCCAATCTCCTACATCATCAGAAGCCAGAAATTGCAAACTTGACAAAGACTCTGTTCATCATCTTGCAGAgcatattaaaacaaaatacttaGCACCGGAACTATATGATTCTGAGAAAGGATTGACTGATATTTTGAAGAATCTAAGAGCACTGTCTAATGATTTGTTGAGCATGTCTACTGACGTAAGTGCTCTTGCTGTGTATGAAGAGAAGATCAATAGGGTACTGGATCAAATTATGGATAAGCTTATTGGCAAGGAAGAAGTTTCTACTTTTGAATTTATTGAGAGTGGAGTTGCCAAAGCACTTGTTAATTATTTATCTCTTGGCCATTATATGAGGAAAAACAACAGGGTGCATGGTGTTTGTGGTCACACTGCTGTCATAGAAAAACGTTTTGAGGCTTTTGCTAGTGTATGCTTACGTATTTTTCAGCCTCTCTCTGGCGACACACCCCTTTCTGTATTAATCAGGAATCTGTTGGGTGCACTGACTTCATTGGAAGCTTTCCCTATTATTCTGAGCAATGtacaaaaaatgagaaattcATTTGCTACTGTTCCTAATGGATGTTGCATTCCTTATCCTTGCCTGAAAGTCCGTTTTGTCAAGGGGGAGGAAGAAACTTGCTTGAGTGACTGCACTGAGGATTTTTTTACCGTCGACCCATTTTCTTCTTTGCACTCCATTGAAAGATATCTATGGCCAAAGGTTAGCGTGAAAAGGCCAGAAAGTCCACCGCTTCAATTGCCATCAAATACAAGTTCCTGCCTAGAAGAAATTCCAGCAATTTCGGCACCTGCAGGCATGTCGACAGATCTCCGTGAATCACAG GGAGAAGAGTCAAAGTCATCAAAGCCTAGACCTGATCAAGCAGTCAATGTGAATGCTGGGGACTATTCTTCTGGAATGCAG ATTGCAGATGAAGAAATGCATTTCATTGCAGAACCAGACTCAAAACTAGAAAAAGAGCATCCAACATCTCGTAGCAACAAATCTGCTGATAAACTTACTTTTTACCTTGAAGAACAACCCCTAGATCAGAAATTGACTCTATATCAGGCAATTCTTCaccaaataataaaacaaaatgattCTGGTTTTGGTGCGAAATTATGGAGTCATGTGCATACATTAACCTATAGAACAGCTGTGAAATCTGAGGACATAATGCCTTCGGATTGTCATTCTTCATCTGAAGATTTCTCTCATGATAAAGTTTTAGCATTTTATCAGCAGACACCTTTTTTATCAGACATGTTCTATTGTGAACTTGTTTCTGATTTGGAGAAGTCAAGTCCAACTTATGACATTCTGTTTCTTCTTAAAAGCTTGGAAGGCATGAACAGATTTATATTTCATCTTATGTCACGCGAAAGAATTTGTGCTTTTGCTGAAGGTAAAGCTGATAATCTGGATAGCCTAAAACTAACAGTTCCTACTGTTCAACTAAATGAGTTTGTGAGCAGCAAGTTGACAGAGAAGCTGGAGCAACAGATGAGGGATTCTTTGGCAGTCTGCATTGGCAGTATGCCTTTGTGGTGTAATGAGTTAATGGCTTCTTGTCCTTTCCTATTCAGTTTTGAAGCAAGATGCAAGTACTTCAAACTGGCAGCATTTGGTCAGCCACGGATACCACCTCACATTTCTTCTGAAACAGTAAGTGACAGGCGACCGAGCCACGGTGTATTGCCTCGAAAGAAGTTTTTAGTTTACCGTGACCGAATCTTGGAGTCTGCTGCACAAATGATGAAACTACATGCCAGTCATAAAGTGGTTCTTGAAGTGGAATATGATGAAGAAGTGGGCACTGGTCTTGGACCAACTTTGGAATTTTATACCTTGGTGTGTCAGGAGTTACAGAAGTCTGGTTCGGGCATGTGGAGAGAGGATGCTTCTTCATATACCTTAAAGACAAACTTGCAGGCTGAGGAAACTGGAATCCATTCTTTTTATGGACTCTTTCCCCGTCCATGGTTGTCAACGCAAGATACATCTGGTGGCATACACTTCTCTGAAGTAACAAATAGATTTTTCCTTTTAGGTCAAGTTGTTGCTAAAGCACTTCAAGATGGAAGGGTCTTAGATCTCCACTTTTCTAAAGCCTTCTATAAACTTATTCTTGGAAAG GAACTTTGTCTCTACGACATACAGTCACTTGATCCTGAGCTTGGTAGGGTACTGCATGAATTTCAAGCACTAGTTAACAGGAAATTTTGTTTGGAATCTGTCTTTGAAGGGAATTCTGAGTTGGAGCAGGGACTAAGCTTTCGAGATTCCAGAATAGAGGATCTTTGTCTTGATTTTACTCTTCCTGGGTATTCTGATATTGTTCTTGCTTCAGGGTCGGATCACACCATG GTAAATATGAGAAACTTGGAGGATTATGTTTCACTTATTGTGGATGCAACCGTGAAGTCTGGAATTTCAAGACAAGTGGAAGCTTTTAAATCCGGCTTTAACCAG GTTTTTTCCATTGAACATCTTCAGATTTTCTACGAAGAAGAACTTGAGCGTATACTTTGTGGAGAGAATGATTCTTGGGCT GTCAATGAACTTGCAGATCACATTAAGTTCGATCATGGTTACACCGCCAGCAGTCCTCCAATTGTTAAT TTGTTGGAAATTATCCGAGACTTTGACCATGGCCAGCGACGAGCATTTCTCCAGTTCGTGACTGGTACACCCCGACTTCCTCCAGGAGGATTGGCATCTCTCAATCCAAAGTTAACAGTTGTCCGAAAG CATTGTAGCAACCAAGCAGACACAGACCTACCTAGTGTGATGACTTGTGCAAATTACCTTAAGCTACCTCCTTATTCGTCAAAA TTGAAGATGAAAGAGAAGCTCTTGTATGCCATAACAGAGGGTCAAGGATCTTTCCACCTTTCATGA
- the LOC123881702 gene encoding pentatricopeptide repeat-containing protein At3g09650, chloroplastic, with protein MNITLLQPPPSSPISLSYPPLHHSSSPFNFINTKTKTNSFILNYSNTSSSITTTSKTEPRDQKLLTLLQQRKTEEAWIVYTHSTHLPNPTCLSRLLSQLSYLNTPSSLTRAQSILTRLRNESQLHRLDSNSLGLLAVAAAKAGHTLYASSVVKSMLRSGYLPHVKAWSAVVSCLASDDDVSGPSEALRLFQAVTRRIKKLPDINLAADSAPDTVAFNAALNACANLGDGKMFLQVFDEMTQFGVLPDSLSYNIVMKLCCGNNRKDLLVFVLERILQLNIPLCMTTLHSLVAAYVDFNDLETAEKIVQAMREKRRDICRILRESNSQDSFENSDDDDDSVFHKLLPNLMMDKSGNGNGNEKDALLLPEAYTPNTRIYTTLMKGYMKAGRVTDTVRMLEAMRCQDDSASHPDHVSYTTVVSALVKAGFMDRAREVLAEMTRISVPANRITYNILLKGYCEQLQMDMARELLKEMDENAGIQPDVVSYNILIDGCILVDDSAGALSFFNEMRAKGIAPTKISYTTLMKAFALSGQPKLAQRVFDEMANDTRVRVDLIAWNMLVEGYSKLGLVEEAKKVIQKMKENGFYPNVSTYGSFASGIALARKPGEALILWNEVKERCELNKEGGKTDSSVPPLKPDEGLLDKLADICVRAAFFKKALEIVACMEENGISPNKTKYTRIYVEMHSRMFTSKHASKARQDRRVERKRAAEAFKFWLGLPNSYYGSEWRLEPLDGYE; from the coding sequence ATGAACATTACTCTACTTcaaccaccaccatcatcaccaATCTCACTCTCTTACCCACCACTCCACCATTCTTCTTCTCCATTCAACTTCATCAACaccaaaacaaaaaccaactcTTTTATCTTAAACTACTCAAACACATCATCATCAATCACAACAACCTCAAAAACAGAACCACGCGACCAAAAGCTTCTAACATTGTTACAGCAAAGAAAAACAGAGGAAGCTTGGATCGTGTACACTCATTCTACTCACCTCCCTAACCCCACTTGTCTCAGCCGTTTACTCTCTCAGCTTTCTTACCTTAACACTCCTTCTTCTCTCACGCGCGCACAGTCCATCCTCACGCGCCTCCGTAATGAATCCCAACTCCACCGTCTTGACTCCAACTCCCTCGGCCTACTCGCCGTCGCCGCTGCTAAAGCTGGCCATACTCTCTACGCTTCCTCTGTTGTCAAATCCATGCTTCGCTCCGGCTACCTCCCGCATGTCAAAGCTTGGAGTGCCGTTGTAAGCTGTCTCGCCTCTGACGATGATGTTTCGGGACCTTCTGAGGCTCTCCGTCTCTTCCAAGCTGTCACGCGCCGGATAAAGAAGCTCCCTGACATCAACTTGGCGGCGGATTCGGCACCTGACACGGTGGCTTTCAATGCTGCGCTCAATGCATGTGCTAATTTGGGTGATGGTAAGATGTTCTTGcaggtgtttgatgaaatgacGCAGTTTGGTGTTTTGCCTGATTCTTTGAGTTATAACATTGTGATGAAACTGTGTTGTGGAAATAATAGGAAGGATTTGCTTGTGTTTGTGTTGGAGAGGATTCTTCAGTTGAATATACCTTTGTGTATGACCACTTTGCATTCACTTGTTGCTGCTTATGTTGATTTTAATGATTTGGAAACTGCTGAGAAAATTGTTCAGGCAATGAGGGAAAAAAGGAGAGATATTTGTAGGATACTTAGAGAGTCCAATTCACAAGATTCTTTTGAAaattctgatgatgatgatgattctgTTTTTCATAAGTTGCTTCCAAATTTGATGATGGATAAGAGTGGAAATGGCAATGGTAATGAGAAAGATGCACTTTTGTTGCCAGAAGCATATACACCTAACACCAGAATTTACACCACTCTAATGAAAGGTTATATGAAGGCAGGGCGTGTTACGGATACGGTACGAATGCTCGAGGCAATGCGTTGTCAGGATGATAGTGCCAGTCACCCTGACCATGTTTCGTACACCACTGTGGTTTCGGCACTTGTGAAAGCTGGTTTCATGGATCGGGCACGTGAAGTTCTTGCTGAAATGACAAGAATCAGTGTGCCTGCAAACCGGATAACCTACAATATTCTCCTCAAGGGTTACTGTGAACAGCTGCAGATGGACATGGCAAGGGAGCTGCTTAAGGAGATGGACGAGAATGCCGGGATTCAGCCTGATGTGGTGTCCTATAATATACTTATTGATGGTTGTATATTGGTTGATGACAGTGCTGGTGCTCTTTCCTTCTTTAATGAGATGAGGGCAAAGGGGATAGCTCCCACAAAGATTAGTTACACAACTTTGATGAAAGCTTTTGCTTTGTCTGGTCAGccaaagctagctcaaagggtctTCGACGAAATGGCGAATGACACTCGAGTTAGGGTGGATTTAATTGCTTGGAATATGTTGGTTGAAGGATATAGCAAGTTAGGGTTGGTAGAAGAGGCAAAGAAAGTTATTCAAAAGATGAAGGAAAATGGATTTTACCCTAATGTGAGCACCTATGGAAGTTTTGCCAGTGGAATTGCATTGGCAAGAAAACCTGGTGAAGCACTTATACTTTGGAATGAAGTGAAGGAAAGGTGTGAGTTGAATAAGGAAGGAGGGAAAACTGATTCTTCTGTTCCACCTTTGAAACCTGATGAAGGGCTTTTGGATAAACTTGCTGATATATGTGTGAGGGCTGCTTTCTTTAAAAAGGCCTTGGAAATTGTGGCTTGCATGGAAGAAAATGGGATATCTCCTAACAAGACCAAGTATACTAGAATATATGTGGAAATGCATTCAAGAATGTTTACTAGTAAACATGCTTCAAAGGCTAGACAAGACAGAAGAGTGGAGAGAAAAAGAGCTGCTGAGGCATTTAAGTTTTGGTTGGGTTTGCCTAATTCTTATTATGGAAGTGAGTGGAGGTTAGAACCTCTTGATGGATATGAGTGA